From a single Pelodiscus sinensis isolate JC-2024 chromosome 4, ASM4963464v1, whole genome shotgun sequence genomic region:
- the LOC102459902 gene encoding olfactory receptor-like protein OLF2 yields the protein MEEGNHSVVTEFILSGLTDRPELQVPLFVLFLLIYVVTLVWNGGMILLIMTDSRLHTPMYFFLGNLSFCDFCYSSTIAPKMLQNFLAERKSISFIGCAVQMHVFIALADAECLLLAVMAYDRYVAICNPLLYTVTMSRWLCNLLVAGVYGVSLADATTSTYYTFRLSFCHSNVLNHFFCDTPPLLALSCSDTQINEIVLFASMCYTTVISIVIILLSYVCIISTILQIRSAEGRRKAFSTCTSHLTAVAMFYSTLLFMYFRPTSSYSMDTDKITSLFYTLAIPVLNPLVYSLRNTEVKGALRKAMNKLQRIS from the coding sequence atggaagagggaaatcactcggtggtgactgagttcattctctcaggactgacagatcgtccGGAGCTTCAGGTCCCCCTGTTTgtgttgttcctactgatttatgtGGTCACCCTGGTGTGGAATGGGGGGATGATCTTGTTAATCATGACTGATtcccgactccacacccccatgtactttttccttggcaatttgtctttctgtgattTCTGCTATTCCTCCACAATTGCCCCCAagatgctgcagaatttcttaGCCGAGAGGAAAAGCATTTCTTTCATTGGCTGTGCTGTGCAAATGCATGTCTTCATCGCTTTGGCAGATGctgagtgtctcttgctggctgtgatggcgtatgaccgttatgtggccatctgtaacccgctgctcTATACGGTCACCATGTCCAGGTGGCTTTGTAACCTGCTGGTGGCTGGGGTGTATGGAGTATCGTTGGCGGATGCAACGACAAGCACGTATTATACATTCCGTCTGTCATTCTGCCACTCCAACGTCCTCAATCATTTCTTCTGCGACACCCCCCCGCTGCTggcgctctcctgctctgacacccaaATCAATGAGATTGTGCTGTTTGCCTCCATGTGCTACACTACAGTGATCAGTATTGTGATCATCCTCCTTTCCTATGTCTgtatcatctccaccatcctgcaAATCCGCTCTGCCGAGGGTCggcgcaaagccttctccacctgcacttCTCACTTGACTGCAGTGGCCATGTTTTATAGCACTCTCCTTTTTATGTATTTCCGACCTACCTCTAGCTATTCCATGGACACCGACAAAATAACCTCACTCTTTTACACACTGGCGATCCCCGTCTTGAACCCTCTcgtctacagcctgaggaacacgGAGGTGAAGGGCGCCCTGAGGAAAGCAATGAATAAACTCCAAAGAATTTCTTGA
- the LOC102459669 gene encoding olfactory receptor-like protein OLF2 gives MEEGNHSEVTEFILSGLTDRPELQVPLFLLSLLIHIITLVGNGGMIFLIKIDPRLHTPMYFFLGNLSFCDLCYSSTIAPKMLQNFLAKTKSISRTACTVQMYLCFFFQDVECLLLAVMAYDRYVAICNPLLYTVTMSRRLCNLLVAGVYGVSLADATTSTYYTFRLSFCHSNVINHFFCDTPPLLALSCTDTRINEIVMFASMCYTVVTSIVIILLSYVCIISTIFRIRSAEGRRKAFSTCTSHLTAVGMFHGTLLFMYFRPTSSYSMDTDKITSVFYTLVIPMLNPLVYSLRNREVKGALKKAKNKLRRIS, from the coding sequence atggaagagggaaatcactcggaggtgactgagttcattctctcaggactgacagatcgtccggagctgcaggtcccccTATTTCTGTTGTCCTTACTGATTCATATTATCACCCTGGTGGGGAATGGGGGGATGATCTTCTTAATCAAGATTGACccccgactccacacccccatgtactttttccttggcaatttgtctttctgtgatctctgctattCCTCGACAATTGCCCCCAAGATGCTGCAGAATTTTTTAGCCAAGACGAAAAGCATTTCTCGCACTGCCTGCACTGTGCAAATGTAtttatgtttcttttttcaagatgttgagtgtctcttgctggctgtgatggcgtatgaccgttatgtggccatctgcaaCCCGCTACTCTATACGGTCACTATGTCCAGGCGGCTTTGTAACCTGCTGGTGGCTGGGGTGTATGGGGTGTCATTGGCGGATGCAACAACAAGCACATACTATACTTTCCGGCTGTCATTCTGCCACTCAAACGTCATCAATCATTTCTTCTGCGACACCCCCCCGCTGCTGGCACTCTCCTGCACTGACACCCGCATCAATGAGATTGTGATGTTTGCCTCTATGTGCTACACTGTAGTCACCAGCATTGTGATCATTCTCCTCTCTTATGTCTGTATCATCTCCACCATCTTCCGGATCCGCTCTGCCGAGGGTCGccgcaaagccttctccacctgcacatCCCACTTGACTGCAGTTGGCATGTTTCATGGCACCCTCCTCTTTATGTATTTCCGACCCACCTCCAGTTATTCCATGGACACCGACAAAATAACCTCAGTGTTCTACACGCTtgtgatccccatgttgaaccccctcgTCTAtagcctgaggaacagggaagTGAAGGGCGCCCTGAAGAAAGCAAAGAATAAACTCAGAAGGATTTCTTGA
- the LOC102459424 gene encoding olfactory receptor 8U9-like has protein sequence MEEGNLSEVTEFILTGLTDRPELQHPLFLLFLLIYVVTVVGNGGMVLLITTDPRLHTPMYFFLRSLSFCDFCYSFVISPRMLANFLADRKSISYTACALQMYFDIAFQETECLLLAVMAYDRYVAICNPLLYMVTMSRQRCNLLMAACYAVALVDAIINTYFIFRLSFCHSNIINHFYCDMPPLLALSCSDTSSSEIVMFASTCYIIVTSVVIILLSYVCILSSILKIRSAEGQRKTFSTCTSHLTAVIMFHGTLLFMYLRPSSSYSMGIDKIASVFYTLVIPLLNPLIYSLRNREVKGALRKSMNKLLSNS, from the coding sequence atggaagagggaaatctcTCAGAGGTTACTGAATTCATTCTCAcaggactgacagatcgtccAGAGCTTCAGCACCCCCTGTTTCTTTTGTTCCTACTCATTTATGTTGTCACCGTGGTGGGAAATGGGGGGATGGTCTTGTTAATCACGACTGACccccgactccacacccccatgtactttttcctcaggAGTTTATCTTTCTGTGATTTCTGCTATTCTTTTGTAATTTCCCCAAGGATGCTGGCAAATTTCTTAGCTGATAGGAAAAGTATTTCTTACACTGCCTGTGCTTTGCAAATGTATTTCGATATCGCTTTTCAAGAAACTGAGTGTCTCCTGCTGGCTGTGATGGcctatgaccgttatgtggccatctgtaacccatTGCTCTATATGGTCACCATGTCCAGGCAGCGTTGTAACCTACTGATGGCTGCATGCTATGCTGTGGCATTGGTAGACGCAATCATTAACACATATTTTATATTCCGGCTGTCATTCTGCCACTCCAACATCATCAATCATTTCTACTGCGACATGCCCCCACTGCTggcgctctcctgctctgacaccagCAGCAGTGAGATTGTGATGTTTGCATCCACGTGCTACATTATAGTGACCAGTGTTGTCATCATCCTCCTGTCTTATGTCTGTATCCTCTCCAGCATCCTGAAGATCCGCTCTGCTGAAGGCCAGCGCAAAaccttctccacctgcacttCCCACTTGACCGCAGTGATCATGTTTCATGGCACCCTCCTTTTCATGTATTTACGACCCAGCTCCAGCTATTCCATGGGCATAGACAAAATAGCCTCAGTGTTCTACACGTTGGTGATCCCCCTGTTAaatcccctcatctacagcctaaggaacagggaggtgaagggggcCCTAAGGAAATCCATGAATAAACTCCTAAGCAATTCTTGA
- the LOC102459186 gene encoding olfactory receptor 5AP2-like codes for MEEGNHSVVTEFILSGLTDHPELQVPLFVLFLLIYFVTLVGNGGMILLITIEPRLHTPMYFFLGNLSLCDFCYSSTIAPKMMQNFLAERKSISYTACAVQLYLSFLFQDIECLLLAVMAYDRYVAICNPLLYTVTMSKRLCNLLLAGVFAVALMDSTISTYYIFRLSFCRSNIINHFFCDTPPLLALSCSDTHINEILMLAFACYVVASSIVTILLSYICIISSILRMRSAEGRRKAFSTCTSHLTAVGIFHGTLLFMYFRPTNSYSMDTDKIASVFYTLVIPMLNPLIYSLRNREVKSALKKAMNKLLTHS; via the coding sequence atggaagagggaaatcactccgtggtgactgagttcattctctcaggactgacagatcatCCAGAGCTTCAGGTCCCTCTATTTGTtttgttcctactgatttattTTGTCACCCTGGTGGGGAACGGGGGGATGATCTTGTTAATCACGATTGAACCtcgactccacacccccatgtactttttccttggTAATTTGTCTTTATGTGATTTCTGCTATTCCTCGACAATTGCCCCCAAGATGATGCAGAATTTCTTAGCGGAGAGGAAAAGCATTTCTTACACTGCCTGTGCCGTGCAATTGTATTTATCTTTCCTTTTTCAAGATattgagtgtctcttgctggctgtgatggcgtatgaccgttatgtggccatctgtaacccgctgctcTATACAGTCACCATGTCCAAGCGGCTTTGTAACCTcctgctggctggggtgtttgcaGTGGCATTGATGGATTCAACTATAAGCACCTACTATATATTTCGGCTATCATTTTGCCGCTCTAACATCATCAATCATTTCTTCTGTGACACTCCCCCGCTGCTGGCACTCTCTTGCTCTGACACACACATCAATGAGATTTTGATGCTTGCCTTTGCATGCTACGTTGTAGCGAGCAGCATTGTGACCATTCTCCTCTCCTATATTTGCATCATCTCGTCCATCCTGAGGATGCGCTCTGCTGAAGGCCGGAGAAAAGCTTTCTCCACCTGCACTTCCCACTTGACTGCTGTGGGCATTTTTCATGGAACTCTTCTCTTTATGTATTTCCGACCCACCAACAGCTATTCCATGGACACAGACAAAATTGCCTCCGTGTTTTACACGctggtgatccccatgttgaaccccctcatctacagcctgaggaacagggaggtgaaaaGCGCTTTGAAGAAAGCAATGAATAAACTCCTGACCCATTCTTAA
- the LOC102458480 gene encoding olfactory receptor 8U9-like, whose protein sequence is MEEGNHSEVTEFILTGLTDRPDLQLPQFFLFLLIFVLTMVGNGGMVLLIMSDSRLHTPMYFFVQSLSFCDFCYSFVISPRMLLSFLAKMKSISYTACALQMFFDMTLQETESLLLAVMAYDRYVAICNPLLYTVIMTRQRCNLLMAACYAVASVDSVINTYFVFRLTFCHSNIINHFYCDMVPLMALSCSDTSSAEIVMFASTCYIIVTSVVTILLSYIFIISTILKIRSTEGRHKAFSTCTSHLTAVAMFHGTLLSIYFRPTSSNSTGTDKIASVFYTLVIPMLNPLIYSLRNREVKGALRKAMNKLLSNS, encoded by the coding sequence atggaagagggaaatcactcggaggtgactgagttcattctcacaggactgacagatcgtccggacctgcagctcccccagttttttttgtttctactcatTTTTGTTCTCACCATGGTGGGAAATGGTGGGATGGTCTTATTAATCATGAGTGACtcccgactccacacccccatgtactttttcgtccagagtttgtctttctgtgattTCTGCTATTCCTTTGTCATTTCCCCGAGGATGCTGCTAAGTTTCTTAGCCAAGATGAAAAGCATTTCTTACACTGcctgtgctttgcaaatgtttttcgATATGACTCTTCAGGAAACTGAGAgcctcttgctggctgtgatggcgtatgaccgttatgtggccatctgtaacccactgCTTTATACGGTCATCATGACCAGGCAGCGTTGTAACCTGCTGATGGCAGCCTGCTATGCTGTGGCATCGGTAGATTCAGTCATTAACACATATTTTGTATTCCGGCTGACATTCTGCCACTCCAACATCATCAACCATTTCTACTGTGACATGGTCCCCCTGATggcgctctcctgctctgacaccagCAGCGCTGAGATTGTGATGTTTGCGTCCACTTGCTACATTATAGTGACCAGTGTTGTGACCATCCTCCTCTCCTACATCTTtatcatctccaccatcctgaAGATCCGCTCTACTGagggccggcacaaagccttctccacctgcacttCTCACTTGACTGCAGTGGCCATGTTCCATGGCACCCTCCTTTCCATTTATTTCCGACCCACCTCCAGCAATTCCACGGGCACCGACAAAATAGCCTCAGTGTTCTACACGctggtgatccccatgttgaaccccctcatctacagcctgaggaacagggaggtgaagggggcTCTGAGGAAAGCCATGAACAAACTCCTCAGCAATTCTTGA